One Ignavibacteria bacterium genomic window, AAGATCTTCTTCAGGAGACGTTTGTGAAGCTTTTTGAATCAGGACGTCAAGGACGGGAGCTTGAGAACTTCCCTGCCTACCTGATGACGATCGCCCGCAATCTCTGTCTGTCCCACCGTGCTCGGTCGAAACGCCAGTATGTAGAAGTCGAAGACTTCCACCTGACGTATCACGATGTACCATATGAACAGAAAGAGCTCTTGCAACTCATTCAAACGTCGCTCGAACTCTTGCCCGAAGATTACCGTGAAGCATTCGTACTCCGCGAATACAACGGTCTTTCCTACAACGAGATCTCCGAGATCATCGGCGAATCCCTCGATGTTGTGAAGGTGCGGATCTTCAGAGCCAAGAAGAAACTTCGAGACGTGTTAGCCCCCTATCTGGCAGACTTGAATTCAAAAGCGTGACACTTATGACTG contains:
- a CDS encoding RNA polymerase sigma factor, which translates into the protein MDETPDLELYARLAQDDSAAQAALSLLYRRYSQRIYTYCRKILGDNQTAEDLLQETFVKLFESGRQGRELENFPAYLMTIARNLCLSHRARSKRQYVEVEDFHLTYHDVPYEQKELLQLIQTSLELLPEDYREAFVLREYNGLSYNEISEIIGESLDVVKVRIFRAKKKLRDVLAPYLADLNSKA